One stretch of Ictalurus punctatus breed USDA103 chromosome 5, Coco_2.0, whole genome shotgun sequence DNA includes these proteins:
- the lonrf1l gene encoding LON peptidase N-terminal domain and ring finger 1, like yields the protein MSIQEPDQNCVSSGDRGGFFIPSDTEQDWAGEEDGDRVGVQQKRLRGALDALFRAVTSESESVRPEHISTLVEIIVRNFKKKETSVLWAQSAQDGELDGELDCPGCNRFISEPVTVACGHSYCRSCLQEAFLSKCRKCHEEIGAKHLLCANVLLCGLLEKWFPEEIQKTKRIAEVKGLLRSKQFTQALSLATQLLESDPSNIRLRVCRAEAYRRLQHYRHALEDFDVCESIAPSVEVVFCKAKLLKEMGRVDESVKLFLQCLCVDQDFQEARQEVENILCDLLVPTCEGVQTLEESSEPSGLIRAQSLRAHVAGGARGEGLKRVSSAPQLGEKGALLKRKLSGLEAGPEVVETGDTKHKKHGVSATASVCSDEDKLHLSVPRDLLDPSDFECSLCMRLFYEPVTTPCGHTFCKSCLQRSLDHSPQCPLCKESLRLYLASRRFYITRVLDDIIRRYLSEEHAGRQKIHNDETKELSDLENNLPIFVCTMAYPTVPCPLHVFEPRYRLMIRRCMETGTRQFGMCISDTHKGFADFGCMLHIRNVHFLPDGRSVVDTFGGKRFRVITRSMRDGYYIANIEYLQDQRVEGTEELQLQDLYDQVYNQASVWFHALENRFRNQILQHFGPMPEKENDIQSSPNGPACCWWLLAVLPVDPRYQLSVLSMTTLRERLVKIQHILAYLQNTHAE from the exons atGTCGATTCAAGAGCCGGACCAAAACTGTGTCTCATCAGGGGACAGAGGGGGTTTCTTCATTCCGTCCGACACCGAGCAGGACTGGGCCGGGGAAGAAGACGGAGACCGGGTCGGGGTTCAGCAGAAACGCCTCAGAGGAGCGCTGGATGCGTTATTCAGAGCCGTGACGAGCGAGTCCGAGTCCGTGCGACCCGAACACATCAGCACTTTAGTGGAAATCATCGTGCGGAACTTTAAGAAGAAGGAAACCTCTGTTTTATGGGCGCAGAGCGCTCAGGACGGAGAACTGGACGGGGAACTGGACTGTCCCGGCTGTAACCGGTTTATATCGGAACCGGTTACCGTCGCGTGCGGACATTCCTACTGCAGGAGCTGCTTACAGGAAGCATTCCTGTCTAAATGTAGAAAATGCCATGAGGAGATCGGGGCGAAACATCTGCTCTGTGCTAATGTGCTCCTGTGTGGACTTTTAGAGAAATGGTTTCCGGAGGAAATACAGAAAACCAAGCGGATAGCAGAAGTGAAAGGGCTGCTGAGGAGCAAACAGTTCACCCAGGCGCTTTCATTAGCAACACAGCTGTTAGAATCCG aCCCCAGTAATATCAGACTGCGAGTGTGTCGAGCCGAAGCGTATCGGCGTTTGCAGCACTATCGTCACGCTCTAGAAGACTTCgatgtgtgtgagagcattGCTCCGTCTGTCGAG gtggtgTTCTGTAAGGCTAAGCTGTTAAAAGAAATGGGTCGAGTGGACGAGTCTGTAAAACTCTTCCTGCAGTGTCTCTGTGTGGATCAGGACTTCCAGGAGGCCAGACAGGAAGTGGAAAAT ATCCTGTGTGATCTCCTGGTTCCGACATGTGAGGGCGTACAG ACGCTCGAGGAGAGTTCGGAGCCCTCGGGTCTAATCCGAGCTCAGTCTCTACGGGCTCACGTAGCGGGCGGAGCCCGAGGAGAGGGGCTGAAGCGGGTTAGCTCCGCCCCTCAGCTGGGTGAAAAGGGAGCACTGCTGAAGAGGAAGCTGTCCGGGTTGGAGGCGGGGCCTGAAGTGGTGGAAACCGGCGACACCAAACACAAAAAGCACGGAG tGAGCGCCACAGCGTCTGTGTGTAGCGATGAAGATAAACTCCACCTCAGTGTACCGAGAGATCTGCTGGACCCCAGCGACTTCGAGTGCTCGCTGTGCATGAG ACTGTTCTATGAGCCGGTGACGACGCCGTGTGGACACACGTTCTGTAAGAGCTGCCTGCAGAGGAGTTTAGATCACAGCCCTCAGTGTCCTCTGTGTAAAGAGAGCCTGAGACTG TACCTGGCCTCTCGGAGGTTCTACATCACGCGTGTGcttgatgacatcatcaggcGTTACCTGTCTGAGGAGCATGCTGGGAGACAAAAGATACACAACGATGAAACGAAAGAGCTGTCAGA tttagAGAATAACCTTCCTATCTTCGTGTGTACGATGGCGTATCCCACCGTCCCCTGCCCCCTGCACGTCTTCGAGCCTCGGTACCGCCTCATGATCCGCCGCTGCATGGAGACGGGAACGCGACAGTTCGGCATGTGCATCAGCGACACACacaaagg gttcGCGGATTTCGGCTGCATGCTTCACATACGTAACGTGCACTTTCTGCCGGACGGACGCTCGGTGGTAGACACATTCGGAGGGAAACGGTTCCGTGTCATCACACGCAGCATGAGGGACGGGTACTACATCGCTAACATCGAGTACCTGCAGGACCAGaga gtggaGGGGACAGAGGAGCTGCAGCTGCAGGATCTGTATGATCAGGTGTATAATCAGGCGAGTGTGTGGTTTCACGCTCTGGAGAACCGATTCAGGAACCAAATACTGCAGCACTTTGGGCCCATGCCTGAGAAAGAGAATGATATAcag TCCAGTCCTAATGGTCCGGCATGTTGTTGGTGGTTATTGGCGGTTCTCCCAGTGGATCCTCGTTATCAGCTCTCGGTTCTCTCCATGACGACACTCAGAGAACGTCTGGTTAAGATCCAGCACATCCTCGCGTACTTGCAGAACACACACGCAGAGTAG
- the LOC108265512 gene encoding very low-density lipoprotein receptor, whose amino-acid sequence MNESMDLFYTLLLLAGLLYAAPAADVESVQKQERTCLGSEFSCSNGQCVDHSWRCDHSEDCEDGSDEENCEENECESNNGGCSHHCVDQPLGFVCDCPSGMRLVQDTHCEEVDPCLDADVCDQACVHSNGSFTCECCHGYVNGSESGRCLAAGDAAAVIFSSSEGIMWMKPDGSDQKKITNRTGTSGALTSLTADNTLYWANTEHTHVYRLDLDAGDQEPSVVISGASGIMGLAVDWINQVLYWTSNRTGAVHAAALNGTEHAPVISGLSSPTAVAVQPLLGFLFWAEAGVSPRIQRSGLNGQDRRTLITSAIRNPVSIALDVPRGLLYWADSLLNSVSRVAYDGLHRKTVVESNGYLDQPFGLAVFESDVYWSDRHTGAICRADKHNGKQLKCSVVSSPAGLLIYHPLLQPTAFYFTTPCRFIRVSETPTPPAEPPTTDPDSAFAWILSLIVLPCFLFATLFHCRKMGTFSSSPFCSPGEPIMKDSQDPLIPSGDTEAHADKDSTFPVPV is encoded by the exons ATGAATGAAAGCATGGATCTCTTTTACACTCTTCTGCTGTTAGCAGGTTTACTGTATGCAGCACCAGCAGCGG ATGTGGAGTCGGTGCAGAAACAGGAGCGGACGTGTCTCGGCTCTGAGTTCAGCTGCTCTAATGGACAGTGTGTGGATCACTCGTGGAGGTGTGATCACAGCGAGGACTGTGAGGACGGCAGTGACGAGGAGAACTGCG aggagAACGAGTGTGAGTCGAATAATGGTGGCTGTTCTCATCACTGTGTGGATCAGCCTCTGGGGTTCGTGTGTGACTGTCCGTCTGGCATGAGACTGGTGCAGGACACACACTGtgaag aGGTGGATCCTTGTCTGGACGCGGATGTGTGCGATCAGGCATGTGTTCATTCCAACGGCTCTTTTACCTGCGAGTGCTGTCATGGTTACGTGAATGGCTCAGAGAGTGGGCGGTGCCTGGCTGCAG gtgatgcagcaGCGGTGATCTTCAGCAGCAGTGAGGGAATCATGTGGATGAAGCCTGATGGGTCTGATCAGAAAAAGATCACCAACAGAACCGGAACATCGGGAGCTCTAACTTCTCTCACTGCTGATAACACACTGTACTGGGccaacactgaacacacacacgtctacaG gctGGACCTGGATGCAGGAGATCAGGAGCCCTCAGTGGTGATCTCAGGAGCCAGTGGGATTATGGGATTGGCTGTGGACTGGATTAACCAGGTTTTGTACTGGACCAGTAACCGAACTGGAGCTGTACACGCCGCGGCACTGAACGGAACCGAACACGCCCCTGTCATCTCGGGTCTGTCCTCCCCCACCGCCGTTGCGGTCCAGCCTTTATTAGG CTTCCTGTTCTGGGCCGAGGCCGGAGTTTCTCCCCGAATCCAGCGCTCGGGTCTGAACGGACAGGACAGGAGAACCCTCATCACCTCCGCCATACGGAACCCCGTCTCCATCGCTCTCG ACGTTCCCCGCGGGCTGCTGTACTGGGCCGACTCGCTCCTGAACTCCGTGTCGAGGGTGGCGTACGACGGACTGCACAGAAAGACGGTGGTGGAATCGAACGGTTATCTGGACCAGCCGTTTGGCCTGGCCGTGTTTGAG agtgatGTGTACTGGAGTGACAGGCATACGGGAGCGATCTGCCGTGCTGATAAACACAACGGAAAACAGCTTAAATGTTCTGTAGTGAGTTCCCCGGCAGGATTGCTCATCTACCACCCGCTCCTGCAGCCGACAG CTTTTTACTTCACAACACCTTGCCGTTTTatcaggg TTTCAGAGACGCCGACGCCGCCGGCTGAGCCTCCCACCACGGACCCGGACTCCGCCTTCGCCTGGATCCtctctctgattg tCCTCCCCTGCTTTCTCTTCGCCACTCTTTTCCACTGCAGGAAGATGGGAACGTTCTCGTCGTCTCCCTTTTGTTCTCCTGGAGAACCCATCATGAAGGACTCACAGGATCCGCTCATACCATCGGGAGACACAGAGGCACACGCGGACAAA GACAGCACGTTCCCTGTACCTGTGTGA